A genomic window from Verrucomicrobiia bacterium includes:
- a CDS encoding 2-oxoacid:ferredoxin oxidoreductase subunit beta, which yields MPSITKPIAAHPSLQQNELGMTIRDYEGAMSTLCAGCGHDSITAALIRALWELSLKPHLIAKMSGIGCSSKTPTYFASGAHGFNSVHGRMPAVATGANAANRELYYIGISGDGDSLSIGLGQMCHAIRRNLRMLYVIENNGVYGLTKGQFSASADVGSKLKKGEVNLMAPIDPVMLGLSIGATFVARSFSGDKQQLVPILKAGLKHRGLALVDVISPCVTFNDHEGSTKSYLYTRKHEQQVAQADFVPPAKEISAHVGENGETVVPMHDGSLVRFSSVPDGYDPTDRAKVFTYLQEHQAKGVIPTGLLYLDESVGEMHEMIGTSETPLVKLPFSSLCPGSKELEKLMEDFR from the coding sequence ATGCCCTCGATAACCAAACCGATAGCCGCCCATCCCTCCCTCCAGCAAAACGAGTTGGGGATGACCATTCGCGACTACGAAGGCGCCATGTCCACGTTGTGCGCCGGCTGCGGGCACGATTCCATCACCGCCGCCTTGATTCGCGCCCTCTGGGAGCTTTCCCTAAAGCCGCACTTGATTGCCAAAATGAGCGGCATCGGCTGCTCCTCGAAGACGCCGACTTACTTCGCCTCCGGCGCCCACGGCTTCAACTCCGTCCATGGTAGAATGCCCGCCGTCGCCACCGGTGCCAACGCCGCCAACCGCGAACTCTACTATATCGGCATCTCCGGCGATGGCGACTCCCTCTCCATCGGCCTGGGGCAGATGTGCCACGCCATCCGCAGAAACCTTAGGATGCTCTACGTCATCGAAAACAACGGCGTTTATGGCCTGACCAAGGGGCAGTTTTCGGCGTCAGCCGATGTCGGCTCCAAGCTGAAAAAAGGGGAAGTGAACTTGATGGCCCCCATCGACCCGGTGATGCTCGGGCTTTCCATCGGCGCCACCTTCGTCGCCCGTTCCTTTTCCGGCGACAAACAACAGTTGGTCCCGATTTTAAAAGCCGGATTGAAGCACCGCGGGCTGGCGTTGGTGGACGTGATTTCTCCCTGCGTCACCTTCAACGACCACGAGGGCTCCACCAAAAGCTATTTGTACACCCGCAAGCACGAACAGCAGGTCGCCCAGGCCGATTTCGTCCCGCCTGCAAAAGAAATTTCCGCCCATGTTGGCGAAAATGGCGAAACCGTGGTTCCGATGCACGATGGCTCGCTGGTGCGCTTCTCGTCGGTTCCCGATGGCTACGACCCCACCGACCGCGCCAAGGTTTTCACCTACCTGCAGGAGCACCAAGCCAAAGGCGTCATCCCCACCGGCCTTTTGTATCTGGACGAGTCCGTGGGCGAAATGCACGAAATGATTGGCACTTCCGAAACCCCCCTCGTCAAGCTCCCCTTTTCCTCCCTCTGCCCCGGCTCAAAAGAGCTGGAAAAGCTGATGGAAGATTTCCGGTAA
- a CDS encoding 2-oxoacid:acceptor oxidoreductase subunit alpha — translation MDQRADSRINDFAFKLANVNGTGSASANGLLMQAIFRMGIPVSGKNLFPSNIQGLPTWYEIRVNKEGHTSRALEYDLMVAMNAQTYSRDIREVRPGGWVLYDSSWPLDKRLHRDDVTFLGVPYAQLCIQNFKEPRERILMKNIAYTGSLIALLDIEMGVVEELLQETFGKKKALLDSNHKALQLGFDFAKKNLETPLPIRVQRMDANGGKVLIDGNTATALGALYAGATVAAWYPITPATSVMEAFMGFCNRYRKDKTGKNNFAILQAEDELAAIGMVIGAGWAGARAFTSTAGPGLSLMNEFLGLAYYAEVPAVLVDVQRVGPSTGMPTRTQQADLMLAAYASHGDTKHILLFPSDPAECFEFAVKAFDLAEKFQTPVILMSDLDIGMNDWVVPELKWDDGYKPDRGRVLSPEELEKIKSFHRYSDWDENFVTPRTLPGFSEKGAYLARGSGHNRLGGYTELPEEYQDVLDRLLEKHKAAAKFIPPPIIERKKKAKLSLVTLGGCDAAVREALDILSTRKIEADYMRIRGFPFDGAVEKFLNDHEVNYIVEQNRDHQLKSLIAVETSVPKQKLKSLLFYGGFPLSAKQVVDGLLKALGKLDGKTVRELLPEGLPKALSGAEG, via the coding sequence ATGGACCAGCGAGCCGATTCCCGTATAAACGATTTCGCCTTCAAGCTGGCCAATGTCAACGGCACCGGCTCCGCCTCCGCCAACGGGCTTTTGATGCAGGCCATCTTCCGGATGGGAATTCCGGTCTCCGGCAAAAATTTGTTCCCCTCCAACATTCAGGGGCTTCCGACCTGGTACGAAATCCGCGTGAACAAAGAAGGCCATACCTCCCGCGCCTTGGAATACGATTTGATGGTGGCGATGAACGCCCAGACCTATAGCCGCGATATCCGCGAAGTCCGCCCCGGCGGCTGGGTGCTCTACGATTCAAGTTGGCCCTTGGACAAGCGGCTCCACCGGGATGATGTCACCTTTTTAGGCGTCCCCTACGCCCAGCTTTGTATTCAAAATTTCAAGGAACCCCGCGAGCGGATTTTGATGAAAAATATTGCTTACACCGGCAGTTTGATAGCCCTTCTGGATATCGAAATGGGAGTGGTGGAGGAGTTGCTGCAGGAAACTTTCGGCAAAAAAAAAGCCCTCTTGGACTCCAATCACAAGGCCCTGCAGTTGGGCTTCGACTTCGCCAAAAAAAATCTGGAAACCCCGCTTCCTATCCGTGTGCAGCGGATGGACGCCAACGGCGGCAAAGTTCTAATCGACGGCAACACCGCCACCGCTTTGGGTGCGCTCTACGCGGGAGCGACGGTGGCCGCCTGGTATCCCATCACGCCCGCGACCTCCGTAATGGAAGCGTTCATGGGCTTCTGCAACCGCTATCGAAAAGACAAAACAGGAAAAAACAATTTTGCGATTTTGCAGGCCGAGGATGAACTGGCCGCCATCGGCATGGTCATCGGCGCCGGCTGGGCCGGCGCCCGGGCCTTCACCTCGACCGCCGGTCCGGGTCTCTCCTTGATGAACGAGTTTCTGGGGCTGGCCTACTATGCCGAAGTCCCCGCCGTCTTGGTGGATGTCCAGCGCGTCGGCCCCTCCACTGGAATGCCCACCCGCACCCAGCAGGCCGATTTGATGCTCGCCGCCTACGCCTCCCACGGCGATACCAAGCATATTTTGCTCTTTCCATCCGACCCCGCCGAGTGCTTCGAGTTCGCCGTAAAAGCATTCGATTTGGCGGAAAAATTCCAGACCCCCGTGATTTTGATGAGCGATTTGGACATCGGCATGAACGACTGGGTGGTGCCGGAGTTGAAATGGGACGACGGCTATAAGCCCGACCGCGGCCGCGTGCTCTCGCCGGAGGAGCTGGAAAAAATAAAAAGTTTCCACCGCTATTCCGACTGGGACGAAAATTTCGTCACCCCCCGCACCCTGCCCGGTTTTTCGGAAAAGGGGGCTTATCTGGCCCGCGGCTCCGGCCACAACCGCCTGGGGGGTTACACCGAACTGCCGGAGGAGTATCAGGACGTGCTCGACCGGTTGTTGGAAAAGCACAAGGCCGCCGCCAAGTTCATCCCACCCCCGATAATTGAGCGGAAGAAAAAAGCCAAGCTCTCCCTCGTTACGCTGGGGGGCTGCGACGCCGCCGTGCGCGAGGCGCTGGATATCCTCTCCACCCGTAAAATCGAGGCCGACTACATGCGTATTCGCGGTTTCCCCTTCGACGGCGCGGTGGAAAAATTCTTGAACGACCACGAAGTGAACTATATTGTCGAACAGAACCGCGACCACCAGTTGAAATCCTTGATTGCCGTGGAAACGAGCGTCCCCAAGCAGAAGCTGAAATCCCTGCTTTTCTACGGCGGCTTTCCTTTAAGTGCAAAACAAGTCGTGGACGGCCTCTTGAAAGCTCTCGGCAAACTGGATGGCAAAACTGTTCGCGAACTGCTGCCCGAAGGATTGCCAAAAGCACTAAGTGGAGCTGAAGGATGA
- a CDS encoding FAD-dependent oxidoreductase codes for MKPTDTKNPDYYHKVVDCQWACPAHTNVPEYIRLIAQGRYTDSYMLNRESNVFPGILGRTCDRPCEPACRRGRLENDKPVAICRLKRVAADLKGEIGHLLPKAPKKKNGKRVALIGAGPASLTVANDLMPLGYEVVLFEKHDKPGGLMRTNIPSFRLPEKVLVEECAAILDMGVDIRYNSPVTSMKALLEQNFDAVFVGSGAPRGKDLELPGRQEAAANIHIGIDWLESIAFGHIDKIGEKVLIIGVGNTAMDCCRSSRRLGGMDIKVMARRPRQFFKASPWELEDAEEEGIEIVINHAPKRFVVENGKLVGMEFERLEWDAEAKNSKVVDTVFLPADDVILAIGQETAFPWIERNIGIEFGKYDLPVVDEKTFMSSRPGVFFGGDAAWGPKNIIWAVAHGHEAAISIHQFVHGQPVTQRPPRGLNLISQKMGLSEWSYSNDFNPVHRQKMSHVDLKKRFSELSIEVELGFSAEQTAREVERCLNCDIQTVFEAPRCIECDACIDVCPVQCLTITPNGTEEEIKSRLSAPFANPEQALFVSEDLPQTKRVMVKDEDICVHCGLCAERCPTAAWDMQKSEVILPYAGTLKWTSEPIPV; via the coding sequence ATGAAACCAACCGATACCAAAAATCCGGACTATTACCACAAAGTCGTTGATTGCCAGTGGGCCTGCCCGGCCCATACCAACGTGCCGGAATACATCCGGCTGATTGCCCAGGGGCGCTACACGGACAGCTATATGCTGAACCGGGAATCCAACGTCTTCCCCGGCATTCTGGGAAGAACCTGCGACCGCCCCTGCGAACCCGCCTGCCGAAGAGGAAGGCTGGAAAACGACAAACCGGTGGCGATTTGCCGCTTGAAACGTGTCGCCGCCGACCTGAAAGGGGAAATCGGCCACCTGCTCCCCAAAGCCCCCAAAAAGAAAAACGGCAAACGGGTCGCTTTGATTGGCGCCGGCCCGGCTTCGCTGACCGTGGCCAACGATTTGATGCCACTCGGTTACGAAGTGGTGCTGTTTGAAAAGCACGACAAACCCGGCGGCTTGATGCGCACCAACATCCCCTCCTTCCGCCTGCCGGAAAAAGTGCTGGTGGAAGAATGCGCCGCCATTCTGGATATGGGGGTTGATATCCGCTACAACTCGCCGGTGACCAGCATGAAAGCGTTGTTGGAACAGAATTTCGACGCCGTTTTCGTCGGCAGCGGAGCGCCGCGCGGCAAGGATTTGGAGCTCCCCGGCAGACAGGAAGCCGCCGCCAACATCCACATCGGCATCGACTGGCTCGAATCGATTGCCTTCGGACATATTGACAAAATCGGAGAAAAGGTCTTAATCATCGGCGTCGGCAACACGGCGATGGACTGCTGCCGTTCTTCGCGGCGCTTGGGCGGAATGGATATTAAGGTGATGGCCCGCCGCCCCCGCCAATTCTTCAAGGCCTCCCCGTGGGAGCTGGAGGACGCCGAGGAGGAAGGAATTGAAATCGTCATCAACCATGCCCCCAAACGCTTTGTGGTGGAAAACGGCAAACTGGTCGGGATGGAGTTCGAGCGGCTCGAATGGGATGCTGAAGCCAAAAATTCCAAAGTAGTCGACACCGTCTTTCTCCCGGCCGACGACGTAATCCTGGCCATCGGGCAGGAAACCGCCTTCCCCTGGATTGAGCGCAACATCGGCATTGAATTTGGCAAATACGACCTGCCGGTGGTGGATGAGAAAACCTTTATGTCCTCCCGCCCCGGCGTCTTTTTCGGCGGCGACGCCGCCTGGGGCCCCAAAAACATCATCTGGGCCGTCGCCCACGGCCACGAGGCCGCCATCTCCATCCACCAGTTCGTCCACGGCCAGCCGGTAACCCAGCGGCCGCCGCGCGGCTTGAATTTGATCAGCCAGAAAATGGGGCTCTCCGAGTGGAGCTACTCCAACGACTTCAACCCCGTCCATCGGCAGAAGATGAGCCACGTCGATTTGAAAAAGCGCTTCAGCGAGCTTTCCATCGAGGTGGAGTTGGGATTCTCGGCGGAGCAGACCGCCCGCGAAGTGGAACGCTGTTTGAACTGCGACATCCAGACCGTTTTCGAAGCCCCCCGCTGCATCGAGTGCGACGCCTGCATCGACGTCTGCCCCGTGCAGTGTTTGACCATCACCCCCAACGGCACCGAGGAGGAAATAAAATCCCGCCTCTCCGCCCCTTTTGCCAACCCGGAGCAGGCCTTGTTTGTGTCGGAGGATTTGCCCCAGACCAAACGGGTGATGGTGAAGGATGAAGACATATGCGTCCACTGCGGGTTGTGCGCGGAGCGCTGCCCCACCGCCGCCTGGGATATGCAGAAATCGGAAGTCATTTTACCCTATGCCGGAACTCTGAAATGGACCAGCGAGCCGATTCCCGTATAA
- a CDS encoding fibronectin type III domain-containing protein → MGRRLQCTIGTVVILGFILNGCNSKRPTGPERNVPSAVTNLSADSPTDTSLRLTWTAPGDDGMTGTASRYDIRFSKSVSATWEVMAQVIGEPTPKAAGQTESFTVGGLSPTTTYYFLLKTADEVPNWSGLSNKAVGMTSANPTIAFNPTSVTFTDTIGTSSPAAKTVDVTNGGGGSLTGLAVGSITYGAGASGWLSAGLSGTSAPTTLTLTASLSGLSAGGYTATVPVTSGVASNSPQTVSVTFQVVDQSPTIAFNPTSVTFTDTIGTANPAAKIVNVTNGGGGSLTGLTVGTISYGAGASEWLTAVLSGTTAPTTLTLMSNLSGLSAGSYTATVPVTSGVASNSPQMISVSFKVETAPTIQGRVVGLKPSGFVDPTGLRFFVRAGATVDSVDVQGGQFSLSTELLRFDSVELYLDAKDPSLREFHPSYIKTSSAEVMNLVGQMRLNFVLVPYQWLVTNGIHAGSNVATTMSEAFQKDPINPEPINVEPFYLREQSVVRLDRPLKTAFDREKSNMPITTTDSVAFWTSIDSLHAYLGMGALFAPANIDELPSSARGVRIIVDTTGCRACASPNVAVDRIIGGQFEVNSVQVFANPRIIMHEAIHVFGFGHTCLWHTIMIRLGCSSFPTPYSSTTPTPIDVAYIWIMYLIRDFQIEENFPYGILEAKNGEEMVSRLR, encoded by the coding sequence ATGGGCAGGCGACTTCAGTGCACGATAGGCACGGTCGTGATTCTCGGCTTCATTTTGAACGGTTGCAACAGCAAACGGCCGACCGGCCCCGAAAGGAATGTGCCCTCTGCGGTGACGAACTTATCTGCTGACTCGCCGACGGACACGAGCCTACGGCTGACTTGGACAGCCCCCGGAGACGACGGGATGACGGGAACTGCATCGCGGTATGATATTCGATTCTCTAAGAGTGTTAGTGCGACTTGGGAAGTGATGGCGCAGGTCATCGGAGAGCCAACGCCGAAAGCTGCAGGACAAACGGAGAGTTTTACCGTTGGCGGACTTTCTCCGACTACGACCTATTATTTCCTGCTCAAGACAGCAGACGAAGTGCCGAACTGGTCGGGACTTTCCAATAAGGCGGTCGGAATGACAAGTGCAAATCCGACCATCGCATTTAACCCGACATCAGTGACTTTCACCGACACGATTGGGACGTCGAGCCCGGCGGCCAAGACCGTGGATGTCACCAACGGCGGTGGTGGGTCGTTGACCGGGTTAGCGGTGGGTTCCATCACGTATGGTGCCGGAGCGAGCGGGTGGCTATCGGCCGGTTTGAGCGGCACGAGTGCGCCGACTACGTTGACGCTAACGGCAAGTCTTTCAGGGTTGTCGGCCGGGGGCTACACGGCGACCGTCCCGGTCACCTCTGGCGTGGCATCAAACAGTCCGCAGACGGTAAGCGTCACCTTTCAGGTTGTGGACCAATCGCCGACCATCGCATTTAACCCGACATCAGTGACTTTCACCGACACGATTGGGACAGCGAACCCGGCGGCCAAGATCGTGAATGTCACCAACGGCGGTGGCGGGTCGTTGACCGGGCTGACGGTCGGCACCATTAGCTACGGTGCCGGAGCGAGCGAGTGGCTGACGGCGGTGCTGAGCGGCACGACAGCACCGACGACACTTACGTTGATGTCAAACCTTTCAGGGCTGTCGGCTGGTAGCTATACGGCGACCGTCCCGGTCACGTCCGGCGTGGCATCGAATAGTCCGCAGATGATAAGTGTCAGTTTCAAGGTGGAGACAGCTCCGACGATTCAAGGTCGAGTTGTTGGCTTGAAACCGTCAGGATTTGTTGACCCAACCGGTCTCCGATTCTTCGTCCGTGCAGGCGCAACTGTAGATTCCGTCGATGTTCAAGGCGGCCAGTTCTCACTTTCAACTGAACTGCTGCGATTTGACTCCGTGGAATTATACCTAGACGCAAAGGATCCAAGTTTAAGAGAATTCCATCCGAGCTATATCAAAACGAGTAGCGCTGAAGTTATGAATCTCGTGGGACAAATGCGCCTCAATTTTGTCTTGGTCCCATACCAGTGGCTAGTAACAAACGGCATTCACGCAGGTAGTAACGTCGCCACAACCATGAGTGAAGCTTTCCAGAAAGACCCGATCAACCCAGAGCCGATAAACGTTGAACCCTTTTATCTGAGGGAACAGAGTGTTGTTCGCCTTGATCGTCCACTTAAGACCGCGTTCGATAGAGAGAAATCTAACATGCCGATCACAACCACAGACTCTGTTGCCTTCTGGACAAGCATCGACAGTTTACACGCTTACCTTGGGATGGGAGCCCTTTTCGCGCCAGCCAACATTGATGAACTGCCTTCCAGTGCTCGTGGAGTTAGAATCATCGTGGACACGACCGGATGCCGGGCCTGCGCCAGCCCCAATGTGGCGGTGGACAGAATCATAGGTGGGCAATTCGAAGTGAATTCAGTGCAAGTCTTCGCAAATCCTCGTATCATTATGCACGAGGCGATTCATGTTTTTGGATTCGGTCACACATGTTTGTGGCATACCATCATGATCAGACTTGGGTGTTCCTCATTCCCGACTCCGTATAGCTCCACTACGCCCACACCGATTGATGTCGCATACATTTGGATTATGTATTTAATCCGAGACTTTCAAATTGAAGAGAATTTTCCTTATGGAATCCTTGAGGCGAAGAATGGTGAAGAGATGGTGTCCCGGCTCCGATAG